ACTGTAGTGGGTGAACTGGAATGTCGGTCGGGTGACCTTCGTTCCATAGCTGTGAATGATGGCGTGCCCTTGCTGCGGATGGGCGACGCGGCCGGGCGCCGGTTGCTGGCCACCGCAATTCTCGGGTCCGGCATGGCGTTCCTGGATGGGACGATCGCGAACGTCGCGCTGCCGAAGATCGGCCGCGAGCTGCACACCGAGCTTGCCGGTCTGCAGTGGGTCGTGAACGGCTACACGCTGACGCTCGCTTCCCTGATTCTTGTCGGCGGATCCTTCGGTGACCGCTTCGGCCGGAAAAAGGTCTTCGGGGTCGGTGTCGCGGCTTTCATGCTCACCTCTGCCCTTGCCGCGATCAGTCCCACGATCGGGGTGTTGGTGGGCGCGCGAATGTTGCAGGGTGTTGCTGCCGCCCTGCTGACCCCCGGGTCGCTGGCCATGCTGCAGGCCTCCTTCGTGAAGGAGGATCGGATGCGAGCCATCGGCGCATGGACCGGCATGCTCGGGATAGCGACGGCGGGCGGTCCGATCCTCGGTGGCTGGCTGGTCGGTATCGACTGGCGCCTCGCCTTCTGGATCAACGTGCCGCTCGGCGTTGTCGTGCTGTGGTTGTTGAGGTCGGCCCCGGAGTCCAAGGATGCGCACGCCAGCACCGACCTCGATGTGCCTGCTCTCGTGCTGGCGCCGGTGGCGCTGGCCGGCCTGACCTGGAGCCTGACTGCCTGGCCCGATCGCGGTGCCGAGGTGAGTACCGTCGGACCACTGGTCATCGCGGTGATCGCGGCCGTTGCCTTCGTGGTGATCGAGCGGCGTTCACAGCATCCGATGGTGGCGCCTGAGTTGTTCGCGAATCGGGTGTTCACCGTCATCAACCTGGTAACGCTCGCGGTCTACGCGGCGTTGTCCGGCAGCTTCTTCTTCCTTGCCGTCTATCTGCAGATCAGCGCCGGTTGGAGCCCTCTGGAGGCCGGAGCTGCAACGGTGCCGATCTCGGGCATCATGCTGGTGCTCGCATCCCGGTTCGGCGCCGTGGCGACACGGTACGGCGCCCGCGCGCCGATGCTCGCCGGTACCGCGCTGCTCACGACCGGGTTGGCGTGGCTGGCGATGGCGCCGGACCACCCCGCGTACCTGACCCAGGTGCTCCCCGGCATCGTGACGATGGGGCTGGGCCTGTCGATGGTGGTGGCCCCGCTGACCGGCACCGTGCTCGCGGCTGCTCCCGACCACGAGGCGGGGCTGGCCAGCGGCATCAACAACGCCGTCTCGCGGACAGCGGGCCTGATCGCCATCGCCGCGCTGCCACTGGCCGTGGGTCTGAGCGGCAGGCAGTACCGCATCGGGCATGAGGTAGCGAGCGCCTACCGGTCCTCGATGTGGATCTGCGCGGGGCTGGTCGCAATCGGCTTCCTACTGACCCTCGCGGTCGGTGGGCTCAGCGCCGCTGAGGACCCCGAGTAGTGATCTGGTCACGCTCTGCGTCTGGTCGAGCAGGTCGTCCAACGCTTCGCGTAGGTCATCCGCCCGCACTCGGGAATGGCGTCCGTCAGCGAGCGCGGTCAGCACTGCACGACGGATCAGCTCCTTGAGGAAGGAGGCGGTCACCCCCTCGGTCCGCCCCACGGCGGCATCGATATCGCCGCCCGTCAGATCGTCGAGCACGTCGGCTCCGTACAGCCGCAGCAGCGCCGTCCGGGCGGCCACATCCGGGCGCCCCACCTCGACCGCGACATCGACCCTGCCGGGACGTTGGACGAGCGCTCGTTCCAGCACTTCGGCCCGGTTGGTGGTCAGCACGAACAACAGATCCGCGTCG
This portion of the Dermatophilaceae bacterium Sec6.4 genome encodes:
- a CDS encoding MFS transporter, whose protein sequence is MPLLRMGDAAGRRLLATAILGSGMAFLDGTIANVALPKIGRELHTELAGLQWVVNGYTLTLASLILVGGSFGDRFGRKKVFGVGVAAFMLTSALAAISPTIGVLVGARMLQGVAAALLTPGSLAMLQASFVKEDRMRAIGAWTGMLGIATAGGPILGGWLVGIDWRLAFWINVPLGVVVLWLLRSAPESKDAHASTDLDVPALVLAPVALAGLTWSLTAWPDRGAEVSTVGPLVIAVIAAVAFVVIERRSQHPMVAPELFANRVFTVINLVTLAVYAALSGSFFFLAVYLQISAGWSPLEAGAATVPISGIMLVLASRFGAVATRYGARAPMLAGTALLTTGLAWLAMAPDHPAYLTQVLPGIVTMGLGLSMVVAPLTGTVLAAAPDHEAGLASGINNAVSRTAGLIAIAALPLAVGLSGRQYRIGHEVASAYRSSMWICAGLVAIGFLLTLAVGGLSAAEDPE